CCAGTTGCATTTAATTGTTTTCCAGCTGCATGTAAGACGTATTATGAGTCTGTACGCCGGAGCTTCAGATACAAACAACCAGAACTCGCATCGCAGGCGGAAAATGCGAAAAGTTTGGCTCGGAGTCGATCCAGAAGAAAAAGGGTAAGATTTATTATATTAgatcagttttttgtcaatgtgaGTATTTTTCAGGTCACTTATTTGTCTTTATTGATTGTATTACAGTTGCTGGAAGTGAGACGAAGTGTGCTGGCTGAGGATGAGATGGACATTTGGAAGTGCGCCACCATAGATCTCATATCTGATGAGGAAGACGGCATTGTTGGCGGGGTGTCTGGATGGATTGTGCGGCCACCGCCCTCTCGCAGCCTGGAACTTTCCGAGCTCTGTGCCACGCTGCAATTCAGATTAGAGGCGATACCAAAGTACAGGGCAACTCACCATATACGCCTGAAAAAGTGACACTTTTCCCCAACGTTTTAGAGTTGTTGCTTTTTCGGCAACTCACCATATACGCCTGCAAAAGTGACTATTTTTTTCAAcgtttttgaatttttttttcaatactttgatcactttaaaaaagatttttatggATCTTTCATGAATGTCTCGCACTTTTTGACGTGTTTGGAGGAGACCATAAGAGACATTATGCTGCTTTGTACATAGTTGTGTGTTTCCATTTAAAGCTCTTTCTTTGACTTAATAGATGTGTGTTTAGAAACAAAGCTCTTTCTTTGACTTAATAgatgtgtgtttataaataaagcTCTTTCTTTGACTTAAAAgatgtgtgtttataaataaagcTCTTTCTTTGAATAAACAgctgtgtgtgttttctcttaTATTCCTTGATGGTGTGAATATTGTATTACATGacattaatatataataaattattataacaaattatatatttattattattgggggtttacatttataatgaGCCAGGATGCCCAATAACCCCCCTCTTTAGAGTAACGGCTCGACTTGAATTTACTCACTCGGTATTGGCTGAAGCCActacttttaaacaagaaaaatcccTTGTGATTGGTTTGAAGTGATCTGCCAACCATTCACGGGGGATTttacttgtttaaaagtagTGGCTTCAGCCAATACTGAGTGAGTACATTCAAGTGGGCTGTTACTCTAGTTTCGCTGCCATTCACATGCTAATTAGGTCAGAGACGCTCTACCTGGCCGGCAGAGGTTGCGCTGCTATTCATATGCTAATTAGAGGCATAGCACCCGCGCCGGGCTCTTCACCTACGTCATGGTTCGTTTACGACAATTTGTGACAGACAAACGCGACGCTCGCTGCCTGTAAATTGAGGAAAGCTGCCGAAAATTAGGGAGATTTTCGGGAGCCTACAGGCGCTTACGGGGTCGAAAATCCTACTTTTCATGCagtgtatgtattaattcgtctaggttgaggtaataattaatatttaatatggcaaaagggtagactattcctttaacaaaaccatgataatattgataaccgtgataacttttcTGGTTTGCGTGTGTGCGTTAACGAATGcgattacataataatataatgacacacacacacacacacattcgtAGATCTGGTTTgcctgcatgtgtgtgtgaaatGTGTAGCTCTTGACTTATGCTTTGCAAAAGAACAATGCAAAAGACAAATGCACTTGACTAAATTCCTAGGTGTCTAAAAAGTCAAAGTCAAACATCATTTGAATGAtgtaactttaatgttacagtaTTCACTTCACATTTAGTGTGCAAAGGTTGCTTGGTGTTCAGTAATAATAAATCTGTATTAAATGCCACCACTAATTATTAaccattaaacatgttttgaccaatGGTGAATCTCATTTGTGTGCCCTATTATTACCATGcatataaccaaatatttttaagaACATAAAATTCCTCATAATCTATGTCACTTATTTTTACTTTCAAAGTGCaccacatttatgtatttacatttaaatgcacaaagtGACTGAATTTGTACGTCTGATCATGGTTTACTTTGCGGCATATAGTATAAGATGACAAAAAGTTTAACAAAaagtttttagttttttgcCATATTTAGTGAGTTACCTTTATATAGGTGTTTCAAATAGCCCATCATAATCTGTAGTTTGAGCCTGTCAGGTGTTAATAGCGATGGCAGATACATTACTAGTTAGTTTCAACAACGTGTCTGCCTGCAAAAATTTTCAAcctcagaatttttttttgctttaaccCCTGCAAATGATAGAAGTGATTGTGATAGACCTTTGCTATAAGTGGCTAATTATCAGTCTAAGCTGAATTAGCATATCACAGGTATAATAGGTCTCTGTTGGCATATTTTGTCATTTGTTCAAGACAGGAAAATTGGACCACGGCATCTTTCCCAGAAATGGCTAGCCCTGCTAAGATCCCAAAGAAGGGTGAAGATGCGGTCGAAGGGTTCATTTATAACGTTTCACCCAGAAGGCAGAGTCGCAACATTTCTCCATATTTTACTGCTGTTATTCAGAGCGCCAGGACAGAGTACCAtagagttgttgttttttctatgGAAAAGCAAGCAATCTTCAGTCAAGCCGAAAAGAATGGAAATGCTGTAAGGCTGCGCAATGTCAGGCGCAGTATAAGTAAGTAGCCTAGTTCTTTTTATAGAAAAGCCTCACTGATGTGTTGTCGTTCAGTGCTGGATTGCCTGTGGgctctgttttaataaaactgttTTGATTTTCCTACAGGCTTTTCTGATCCAGATGGATTTGATGTCTTGTGCTCTCGCATGACGAGCGTGGAAGTGACCAGTCTTTCGTTTATGCGATCCGTGCCCGTAAGCTGCAAAGCAATGACAATAGCGGAGGTGAAAGCGCTTGGTCCAAAGCAGAAGGTATGAATTGCAAAGGTGACTTTTCCCGACTGCTTTATTTGTAGTCGTAATGGACAGAAAAGTAATGTTGTGTTTGTGGTGTGTTTAGGTGGGAGAGGTCCATGGAAAGATTAGAGTGCATGGATGTGTAAATAAAGTGGTGAGCGTAAACGGCATGGACTGTGAACTTAAGGAGGTGTGGATCTGTGACAGGACAGGAAAAATAAAGGTGACATTGTGGGACAGGTTTGTCAACTCGGCGGAGGTCGGCAACTCTTACAACTTCAGGAACCTATGCACGCGAGAGAGAGATGGGTGTATCTGTCTATGTACTGGTCCATCCAGCACCATAGATCAGATTGCTGATCTGGAGGTGGAGGAGGGAATTGCAGTGATTATTCAAAGGAAATGTTCTAGCTGTCAGTATAAGCAGAGGGAGTTCGTAGAGAAGTCCACAATACACCGGTGTGATGCTGCAAGATGAAGCAGGAGTCCCTTCGTTTCTCTGCTTCTTTTGGAGGGAAAGCTATTGTCTCCAGTGACGGCAGAGATGAGAGTGTGGTGTTGACCAGCTCGGCCCTGTCCACCTATCTGCGCGGCGCTGGCCTGACCAATTTGTCAAAAGACTCAGAGGCAATTGAGGATCACTTTCTACAGTCCCTTTTTCCCTGCCTTTGACCTCAAAGTGAACCTGGACGGTTTCCTTCTGTCCATTGAGGCAACTCGTCCTTGTGAAGTTGGCTCGTTGGAGGCAGCGGCTCATGCTCTCAGCGCGGAAGACAGGTGTAATAGTGATGCAGAAGGCGGGGCACAGCTTACAGAGGAAGGGAACGTGGTTGTGGAAGAAGGCAACGCAGTTATGATATCTGGTTCGGAGACTTAAAATACAGATGTTGATTTCACCTTCGGTTGTACAGAAGGCAACGCAGTTCTGATATCTGGTTTGGAGGCTTAAAATACAGATGTTGATTTCACCTTCGGTTGTGGATttccattaatattttttcttttttaaaaacaagtgttttacgtgttcatcaaacgtttattaaacctttaaaaaaaataaacaaattcatTTGATCCTATTTGTATTGTCTGTATTGCATTATAAGACACTATTTTAAAACACCACAAATTACACGCAGTGtcgtgtgattatcgtgcaatagatacgccaaattccgcttttgggtgcatatgatacgctagtccttcccattcacttaaatggcgaatcgtttcgtgtcattttatttattgttttctcatttgttttctgtttttttaccattgtcgcttgggtttaggattagaacaactttttgttaaataaaaatgacatcctaaagcaaaccccatctctaaccccaactccaagcgaccatggcttaaatataaacaaaaacatggagaaacctgtatattaactcattcaccgccagcctttttgagaaaagttgcccacctgcatttttgtgatttttacaaaattttcacaaaattccttgcaggaaaaattattttctataaatatataaacatacaaattatatcaaattaaagaacacaccctctgctttcaaacaagcaataaacaaacaaacaaacaaacaaacaaaatggggaaaaaacgtttcattatatatttagtttttctacttaatttaaccactgaaatatggatatttctcttcaaaaacacaacattttgagcaaaaagcttaaaaaattgcgtttttgtaaagaaatttatgttagagatcagactcagaatgactatcaaacataaagagagttaaaataaaacgttatatttttttaacttccgtttttgataaattcgttaaaagcggtattacactttcactttgaaattcgtccagaaaggcatacttattagttaaatatgaactcataaatgacgagataactcgtcaatggcggtgaatgagttaaataacctgcttaaacaaatctg
This genomic interval from Misgurnus anguillicaudatus chromosome 8, ASM2758022v2, whole genome shotgun sequence contains the following:
- the LOC141365602 gene encoding uncharacterized protein translates to MASPAKIPKKGEDAVEGFIYNVSPRRQSRNISPYFTAVIQSARTEYHRVVVFSMEKQAIFSQAEKNGNAVRLRNVRRSISFSDPDGFDVLCSRMTSVEVTSLSFMRSVPVSCKAMTIAEVKALGPKQKVGEVHGKIRVHGCVNKVVSVNGMDCELKEVWICDRTGKIKVTLWDRFVNSAEVGNSYNFRNLCTRERDGCICLCTGPSSTIDQIADLEVEEGIAVIIQRKCSSCQYKQREFVEKSTIHRCDAAR